One part of the Streptomyces sp. NBC_00286 genome encodes these proteins:
- a CDS encoding sensor histidine kinase produces the protein MSRPQSLIERALTAVNHPPAVPSLRNDAHLAAAVAALTTVMALFLKDGRQPDPLAWLLLLGANVSLIWRRRHPMAVMLAMVACVVPYHALDYTHSAPIPATLLALYTAAVAGSARRTLLIGTVLIGTTLTVNAVTNPDGLAEMLRITGWLISVLLLGGYIRVHRQYLASTLERAERAERTREEEARRRVAEERLRIARDLHDLLAHSITLIGVQTSVAAHVLTADPDRLNREAVAKALDDIADTCRTARGELRTTLEVLRAAEHGDGRGPLPGLDGIPHLTETARTSGARVDATVRADHAPPAVGAAAYRIVQEALTNSVRHGGPGLSIRVDVYEEGGALCVSVTDDGTGPTAGGTPGFGLVGMRERARSVGGTLDAGAGVGGGFEVRAVLPVVSVPPAPPEPSTQSVHREGAR, from the coding sequence GTGTCGCGCCCCCAATCCCTCATCGAGCGGGCCCTGACCGCCGTAAACCACCCTCCGGCGGTCCCTTCCCTGCGCAACGACGCGCACCTCGCCGCCGCGGTGGCCGCCCTCACCACGGTCATGGCCCTCTTCCTCAAGGACGGGCGCCAGCCGGACCCCCTCGCGTGGCTGCTGCTGCTGGGCGCGAACGTCTCGCTGATCTGGCGCCGGCGCCACCCCATGGCCGTGATGCTGGCCATGGTGGCCTGCGTCGTCCCGTACCACGCGCTCGACTACACCCACAGCGCCCCCATCCCGGCGACCCTGCTCGCGCTCTACACCGCCGCCGTCGCCGGCAGCGCCCGCCGCACCCTGCTCATCGGGACCGTTCTCATCGGCACGACCCTCACCGTCAACGCGGTCACCAATCCGGACGGACTCGCCGAGATGCTCCGCATCACCGGCTGGCTGATCTCCGTGCTCCTCCTCGGCGGCTACATCCGCGTCCACCGCCAGTACCTCGCCTCCACCCTGGAACGCGCCGAACGCGCCGAACGCACCCGCGAGGAGGAGGCCCGCCGTCGGGTCGCCGAGGAGCGGCTGCGTATCGCCCGCGACCTGCACGACCTGCTCGCGCACAGCATCACGCTCATCGGCGTGCAGACCTCCGTCGCCGCCCACGTCCTGACCGCCGACCCGGACCGCCTCAACCGCGAGGCCGTCGCGAAGGCGCTCGACGACATCGCCGACACCTGCCGCACCGCCCGCGGCGAACTCCGCACCACCCTCGAGGTGTTGCGCGCCGCCGAGCACGGCGACGGCCGCGGACCGCTGCCCGGCCTCGACGGCATCCCCCACCTCACGGAGACCGCCCGCACCTCCGGGGCACGGGTCGATGCGACCGTACGGGCCGACCACGCGCCGCCCGCCGTGGGCGCCGCCGCGTACCGCATCGTGCAGGAGGCGCTGACCAACTCGGTACGGCACGGGGGGCCGGGGCTTTCTATCCGGGTGGACGTGTACGAGGAGGGCGGCGCGTTGTGTGTCTCGGTGACCGATGACGGCACCGGGCCGACCGCCGGGGGCACCCCCGGGTTCGGGCTCGTGGGGATGCGGGAGCGGGCGCGGAGTGTGGGCGGCACACTGGACGCCGGGGCGGGGGTCGGTGGGGGGTTCGAGGTGAGGGCCGTACTGCCTGTGGTGTCTGTACCTCCGGCACCGCCCGAGCCGTCCACGCAGTCCGTGCATCGAGAAGGGGCCCGGTGA
- a CDS encoding aldo/keto reductase — MRTNRLGRSAVEVTELGFGGGPLGGLFAPLDDGTAAATLSAAWDCGIRYFDTSPHYGIGHSERRTGDFLRGMPRGAFTLSTKVGRLLVAQDSRGGRDESFHVPANHRRVWDFSRDGVLRSVEDSLTRMGVDRIDLLFLHDAEEHFDTALRDGFPALAELRSQGMVGAIGAGMYHTGMLTRLVKETDADVVMLSGRYTLLDHSALDDLLPACTQRGVSVLAASVFNSGLLATPRPTDGASFDYAPASPDVLRRAHGIADICEAHGTTLPQAAMAFPLCHPTVAGIVLGMRSPEEVRHNVASFQADIPERLWADLREAGLLDERAPVGA; from the coding sequence ATGAGGACGAACCGACTCGGGCGCAGCGCGGTGGAGGTCACGGAGCTGGGCTTCGGCGGCGGGCCACTCGGCGGCCTCTTCGCGCCGCTCGACGACGGCACCGCGGCGGCGACGCTGTCCGCGGCCTGGGACTGCGGCATCCGCTACTTCGACACCTCCCCGCACTACGGCATCGGCCACTCCGAGCGCCGGACCGGTGACTTCCTCCGCGGCATGCCGCGAGGAGCGTTCACGCTCTCCACCAAGGTCGGCAGGCTCCTCGTCGCGCAGGACTCGCGGGGCGGCAGGGACGAGAGTTTCCATGTGCCCGCGAATCACCGACGGGTGTGGGATTTCTCCCGCGACGGTGTGCTGCGCAGCGTCGAGGACTCCCTCACCCGCATGGGCGTCGACCGCATCGATCTGCTGTTCCTCCACGACGCGGAGGAACACTTCGACACCGCCCTGCGCGACGGCTTTCCCGCCCTGGCGGAGCTGCGCTCCCAGGGCATGGTGGGCGCCATCGGAGCGGGCATGTACCACACAGGCATGCTGACCAGGCTGGTGAAGGAGACCGACGCCGACGTGGTGATGCTCTCCGGCCGCTACACACTCCTGGACCACAGCGCCCTCGACGACCTGCTGCCCGCGTGCACCCAACGCGGCGTCTCCGTTCTCGCCGCCTCCGTCTTCAACTCCGGGCTGCTCGCCACGCCGCGGCCCACCGATGGAGCGTCTTTCGACTACGCACCTGCCTCACCGGACGTCCTGCGGCGAGCGCATGGGATCGCCGACATCTGCGAAGCACACGGCACGACCCTTCCGCAGGCGGCGATGGCGTTCCCACTGTGTCACCCCACGGTCGCGGGCATCGTGCTCGGCATGCGCTCTCCCGAGGAAGTACGGCACAACGTCGCGTCGTTCCAAGCCGACATCCCTGAGCGGCTCTGGGCCGATCTGCGCGAGGCAGGACTCCTCGACGAGCGTGCACCGGTCGGTGCATGA
- a CDS encoding alpha/beta fold hydrolase gives MVTVLFVHGTGVREPSYSNALARVREGVAAVRPDVRVEPCDWGSALGSYLRAEGASIPGFAAQGGQGPPAPDPRDEAVARWALLYADPFAELELFALTGAGAVPSSGFVPGPRARGDLLLDGVSGLDARDTVRGAWADAGLGELLTEAATAVRGAPAFRRAIVVDGDPAGALPRLTARALVAYALSRTDRDAGEVSAKARDELVDCVTDALGGDLRVVPEALTAAFRFSARLFENVLGSRLVVARRTPWSGRSVGFFGDIVRYLVRGEAVRAFVAEAVRAQPGPVVLLGHSLGGIAAFDLLASGVLLDGAGEQRAGSLPQVEALITVGSQAPLLYELDALPSRPYGSGLPSGFPRWVNVYDRRDLLSYTASEVFGSEVTDVEVDNRQPVSAAHSAYWTNDRFHSVLHDVLDQVSPP, from the coding sequence ATGGTGACAGTTCTGTTTGTGCACGGCACGGGCGTGCGGGAGCCCTCCTACAGCAACGCGCTGGCGCGCGTACGCGAGGGAGTGGCCGCGGTACGTCCGGACGTGCGGGTGGAACCGTGCGACTGGGGATCGGCCCTGGGCTCGTACCTACGGGCGGAGGGCGCGTCGATCCCGGGTTTCGCCGCGCAGGGCGGTCAGGGACCCCCCGCTCCCGACCCGCGCGACGAGGCGGTCGCGCGGTGGGCCCTCCTGTACGCGGACCCCTTCGCCGAATTGGAGTTGTTCGCCCTCACCGGAGCCGGGGCCGTCCCGTCGAGCGGCTTCGTGCCGGGTCCGCGAGCACGCGGGGATCTGCTGCTGGACGGGGTGAGCGGTCTCGATGCCCGGGACACGGTGCGCGGGGCCTGGGCGGACGCCGGTCTCGGAGAGCTTCTGACGGAGGCGGCGACCGCGGTCCGCGGGGCGCCGGCCTTCCGGCGGGCGATCGTGGTGGACGGTGACCCGGCGGGTGCGCTGCCCAGGCTGACGGCTCGCGCCCTGGTGGCGTACGCGCTGAGCCGTACGGACCGCGACGCCGGGGAGGTGTCCGCGAAGGCGCGCGACGAGCTGGTGGACTGCGTCACCGACGCACTCGGCGGTGACCTCCGCGTCGTCCCCGAGGCCCTGACGGCCGCCTTCAGGTTCTCCGCCCGCCTCTTCGAGAACGTCCTGGGATCCCGTCTCGTGGTGGCCCGCAGGACACCGTGGAGCGGCCGGTCGGTGGGCTTCTTCGGCGACATCGTGAGGTACCTGGTCCGGGGAGAGGCCGTGCGCGCCTTCGTCGCGGAGGCAGTGCGTGCGCAGCCCGGTCCTGTGGTGCTGCTCGGGCACAGCCTGGGCGGGATCGCCGCGTTCGACCTGCTGGCCTCGGGAGTGCTGCTCGACGGCGCCGGCGAACAGCGGGCCGGGAGTCTCCCCCAGGTGGAAGCGCTGATCACCGTGGGCTCGCAGGCGCCGCTCCTGTACGAGCTGGACGCCCTGCCCTCACGGCCGTACGGCAGCGGTCTGCCCAGCGGTTTCCCGCGCTGGGTCAACGTGTACGACCGTCGTGACCTGCTGTCCTACACGGCCTCGGAGGTGTTCGGCAGCGAGGTGACCGATGTGGAGGTCGACAACCGGCAGCCGGTCTCCGCCGCGCACAGCGCCTACTGGACGAACGACCGCTTCCACTCGGTGCTCCACGACGTGCTGGACCAGGTCTCTCCTCCTTGA
- a CDS encoding LacI family DNA-binding transcriptional regulator, whose product MCPAPEELRVSEKVLTERSNGKRPTLEDVARRAEVSKSTVSRVINGEPRVRAAVAERIRQAVDELGYVPNQAARSLVTRRNNAVAVVVTEPQNRLFVDPYFDCHLRGIRQELVQQGAQPVLLFIEEPDDYPRVGNFLGGGHVDGALLFSLRTDDPLPAMVEHMGLPAIFGGRSAVGSGHRSHGFTYVDADNRGGAREAVRHLVSLGRRRIGTITGPLNQASAIDRLDGYRDVLLDTPSRLIAEGDFTLQGGADAMAELLDRCPDLDAVFVASDLMASGALRVLRERGRRVPEDVSVVGFDDLAPIAEATEPPLTTVHQDIEDMGRLMARLLFKRTSGELASRDGSHPLSSVVTPTRLVVRKSA is encoded by the coding sequence ATGTGTCCTGCGCCCGAGGAACTGCGCGTATCGGAGAAGGTGTTGACGGAACGGTCGAACGGAAAACGTCCCACACTCGAGGACGTAGCGCGCCGGGCAGAGGTGTCGAAGTCCACGGTGTCCCGTGTGATCAACGGCGAGCCCAGAGTGCGGGCCGCGGTCGCCGAACGCATCCGACAGGCCGTGGACGAACTCGGCTACGTACCCAACCAAGCCGCCCGAAGCCTGGTCACCCGCCGCAACAACGCCGTCGCCGTCGTGGTCACCGAACCGCAGAACCGGCTTTTCGTGGACCCCTACTTCGACTGCCACCTGCGCGGCATCCGGCAGGAACTCGTCCAACAAGGGGCGCAGCCGGTGCTGCTGTTCATCGAGGAGCCGGACGACTATCCGCGCGTCGGAAACTTCCTGGGCGGCGGCCACGTCGATGGCGCCCTGCTGTTCTCGTTGCGCACCGACGACCCGTTGCCCGCCATGGTCGAGCACATGGGCCTGCCCGCCATCTTCGGCGGTCGCTCGGCCGTCGGCTCCGGCCACCGCAGCCACGGCTTCACGTACGTCGACGCCGACAACCGCGGCGGAGCCAGGGAAGCCGTCCGGCATCTCGTATCACTGGGACGTCGACGCATCGGGACCATCACCGGGCCGCTCAACCAGGCTTCCGCGATCGACCGCCTCGACGGCTACCGGGACGTACTCCTGGACACGCCATCCCGGTTGATCGCCGAGGGCGACTTCACGCTGCAGGGCGGCGCCGACGCCATGGCCGAGCTCCTCGACCGGTGTCCCGATCTGGACGCGGTCTTCGTCGCCTCGGACCTGATGGCATCCGGTGCCCTGCGCGTACTGCGGGAACGCGGGCGCAGAGTACCCGAGGATGTGTCGGTTGTCGGCTTCGACGACCTGGCGCCCATCGCCGAGGCGACGGAGCCACCGCTGACCACCGTGCACCAGGACATCGAGGACATGGGACGCCTGATGGCCCGGTTGCTGTTCAAGCGGACATCGGGCGAGCTCGCGTCGCGAGACGGCAGTCATCCGCTGTCCTCTGTGGTCACCCCGACACGCTTGGTCGTGCGGAAGTCCGCTTAA
- a CDS encoding response regulator transcription factor, protein MSVIRVLLADDQTLVRSAFAMLVESAGDMEVVAEAGTGREAVELARSERADLVVMDIRMPDLDGIEATRLIAADEDLAGVKVLVLTTYDTDEHIVEALRAGASGFLVKDTKPAELLDAIRTVAAGESLLSPGPTSRLIARFLRAPHAVAPAAGGPEELSERERQVLALVARGLNNTEIAEALGLSPLTAKTHVSRIMGKLGARDRAQLVMVAYESGLVVPGEG, encoded by the coding sequence ATGAGCGTCATCCGTGTTCTGCTCGCCGACGATCAGACCCTGGTTCGGTCCGCCTTCGCGATGCTCGTCGAGTCGGCCGGGGACATGGAGGTCGTCGCCGAGGCGGGTACCGGGCGGGAGGCCGTGGAGCTGGCCCGTTCGGAACGGGCGGATCTCGTGGTGATGGACATCCGCATGCCCGACCTCGACGGGATCGAGGCGACCCGGCTCATCGCCGCCGACGAGGATCTCGCGGGGGTCAAGGTCCTCGTCCTGACGACGTACGACACCGACGAGCACATCGTCGAGGCGCTGCGGGCCGGGGCGTCGGGGTTCCTGGTGAAGGACACGAAGCCCGCCGAACTCCTCGACGCCATCCGTACGGTGGCCGCGGGCGAGTCGCTTCTGTCGCCCGGGCCGACGTCGCGGCTGATCGCCCGCTTTCTGCGGGCGCCGCATGCCGTGGCTCCGGCGGCGGGTGGGCCCGAGGAGCTCTCCGAGCGGGAGCGGCAGGTGCTGGCCCTGGTCGCGCGCGGGCTCAACAACACCGAGATCGCGGAGGCGTTGGGGCTGAGCCCGCTCACGGCGAAGACGCATGTCAGCCGGATCATGGGGAAGTTGGGGGCGCGGGATCGAGCGCAGTTGGTGATGGTGGCGTATGAGTCGGGGCTGGTGGTACCGGGGGAGGGGTGA
- a CDS encoding dihydrodipicolinate synthase family protein, translated as MTLPAPLTGVVPPVCTPLTPDREVDVPSLLRLVDHLVEGGVHGLFVLGSSSEAAYLTDRHRRLVVETVVSHVGGRLPVLAGAIDMTTPRVLDHVRYVTDAGADAVVVTAPFYTRTHPAEISRHYRLIASRSSVPVFAYDLPVSVHTKLSAELVLELAADGVLVGVKDSSGDEGGFRAVVMGARMDPAVAGFSVLTGSELVVDTALAMGADGAVPGLANVDPHGYVRLHRLCREGDWERARAEQERLCALFGMVQVGNSARMGGSSAGLGAFKAALYLRGVIECPVTAEPQIALSAGEVERVAKYLAGAGLL; from the coding sequence ATGACCCTTCCCGCCCCGCTGACCGGTGTTGTTCCACCCGTCTGCACGCCCCTGACACCGGACCGCGAGGTGGACGTACCCTCGCTGCTCAGGCTCGTCGATCACCTGGTGGAAGGCGGGGTGCACGGGCTCTTCGTCCTCGGCTCCTCGTCCGAAGCGGCGTACTTGACCGACCGTCATCGGCGTCTTGTCGTCGAGACGGTCGTCTCTCACGTGGGTGGTCGACTGCCCGTTCTCGCCGGGGCCATCGACATGACGACTCCTCGGGTTCTCGATCATGTCCGGTACGTCACGGATGCGGGCGCCGATGCGGTGGTCGTCACGGCGCCGTTCTATACGCGGACGCATCCGGCGGAGATCTCCCGCCACTACCGCCTCATCGCCTCGCGGTCTTCGGTGCCGGTCTTCGCGTACGACCTTCCGGTGTCCGTCCATACGAAGCTGAGTGCGGAGTTGGTGCTGGAGCTGGCCGCGGACGGGGTGTTGGTCGGGGTGAAGGATTCCAGCGGGGACGAGGGTGGGTTTCGGGCCGTCGTGATGGGGGCGCGTATGGATCCCGCTGTGGCCGGGTTCAGTGTGCTGACCGGGTCTGAGCTGGTCGTCGACACGGCTCTGGCGATGGGGGCGGATGGGGCGGTGCCTGGGCTCGCGAACGTGGATCCGCACGGGTACGTCCGTCTCCACCGCCTCTGCCGCGAGGGCGACTGGGAGCGGGCCCGGGCCGAACAGGAGCGGTTGTGCGCGTTGTTCGGGATGGTGCAGGTGGGGAATTCCGCGCGGATGGGGGGTTCGTCGGCAGGGCTGGGGGCGTTCAAGGCAGCGTTGTATCTGCGGGGGGTTATTGAGTGTCCAGTTACGGCGGAGCCGCAGATCGCCTTGTCGGCGGGGGAGGTTGAGCGGGTGGCGAAGTATTTGGCGGGGGCGGGGTTGCTATAG
- a CDS encoding MMPL family transporter, with amino-acid sequence MGPGKTTTRTRRRAVPWVLLGLWAAVLVLTLPFASKLSDVQQDRAVDNLPASADSTQVAKIEEQLPGGETTELVLVYHRDGGLTTTDRETAAQQVEEIAGAGRLTATPKVVPSEDGTTLMYPVASNEPGIDEKLREEFVKDVRDVAQGDGGLSVEVGGPGALDTDANEVYDSLDGPLLYTTVGVVAILLILIYRSPLLWLVPLAVAGVADYLSMGVAYGLNSAFGTTVSGQSVGIMTILVFGVGTDYALLLIARYREELRRIERPYDAMRAALRGCGPAVLASSGTVAAGLLCLLAADLNSSRGMGPLGTVGVLCALLAMLTLLPALLVLLGRRVFWPMVPAFGSRPKERRSLFTAMGSSARRRPLAVLAGGVVLLGALATGMLNLPGAVKQGDSFVNKPEAVVAMETLAAAYPEQSTQPLDVITPSGQVDETLAVVRDHDGVASAERGRSGWGSPRSSEAESGGGWTEISVIAKGAPESAAETATIKSLRSQLDGSYIGGPSAEQLDLKDTNASDTKVVVPLVLASVLLILIALLRSLVAPLLLVAAVVAVWGAALGIGGLVFGPVFGFEGTDPGLGLLSFVFLVALGVDYGIFLMHRMREESLSGKEPVDAALTALRTTGGVIASAGLVLAATFAVLVNMGLVQLVELGFVISVGVLLDTFLVRTYLVTSASVALRRKMWWPGRLSREPEPDPDAQEPPRQQEPVAVP; translated from the coding sequence ATGGGGCCCGGAAAGACAACCACGCGTACGCGGCGACGAGCCGTGCCCTGGGTGCTGCTCGGGCTCTGGGCGGCCGTGCTCGTCCTGACCTTGCCGTTCGCGTCCAAGCTGTCCGATGTGCAGCAGGACCGAGCCGTCGACAATCTGCCGGCGAGCGCGGACTCCACCCAAGTAGCCAAGATCGAGGAACAGTTGCCCGGCGGCGAGACCACCGAGCTGGTGCTCGTCTACCACCGGGACGGCGGGCTGACCACCACCGACCGCGAGACGGCGGCCCAGCAGGTCGAGGAGATCGCGGGCGCGGGCCGGCTGACCGCGACGCCCAAGGTGGTGCCGTCCGAGGACGGGACCACCTTGATGTATCCGGTCGCCAGCAACGAACCGGGCATCGACGAGAAACTCCGGGAAGAGTTCGTCAAAGATGTACGCGATGTCGCTCAGGGGGACGGCGGGCTGAGCGTCGAGGTGGGCGGCCCGGGGGCGCTGGACACTGACGCGAACGAGGTGTACGACTCGCTCGACGGGCCACTGCTCTACACCACCGTCGGCGTGGTCGCGATCCTGCTGATCCTCATCTACCGCAGCCCGCTGCTGTGGCTCGTTCCGCTCGCCGTCGCGGGCGTCGCCGACTACCTCTCGATGGGCGTCGCGTACGGCCTCAACTCGGCGTTCGGAACGACCGTCTCCGGCCAGAGCGTGGGCATCATGACGATCCTCGTGTTCGGCGTGGGCACCGACTACGCGCTGCTGCTGATCGCCCGCTACCGGGAGGAACTGCGGCGCATCGAGCGGCCGTACGACGCCATGCGGGCCGCCCTGCGCGGCTGCGGCCCTGCCGTCCTCGCCTCGTCCGGCACGGTCGCCGCCGGACTGCTGTGCCTGCTCGCCGCCGACCTCAACAGCAGTCGCGGTATGGGGCCGCTGGGCACCGTCGGTGTACTGTGCGCGCTCCTCGCCATGCTGACGCTGCTGCCCGCGCTCCTCGTACTGCTGGGCCGCCGGGTGTTCTGGCCGATGGTGCCCGCGTTCGGCAGCCGGCCGAAGGAGCGCAGGTCGCTGTTCACCGCGATGGGCAGTTCCGCGAGGCGTCGGCCGCTGGCCGTGCTCGCGGGCGGTGTGGTCCTGCTCGGCGCGCTCGCCACTGGCATGCTGAACCTGCCCGGAGCGGTCAAGCAGGGGGACTCCTTCGTCAACAAGCCGGAAGCAGTCGTCGCAATGGAGACGCTCGCCGCGGCCTACCCCGAGCAGAGCACCCAGCCGCTCGATGTGATCACTCCCAGCGGGCAGGTCGACGAGACCTTGGCGGTGGTGCGTGACCATGACGGAGTCGCAAGCGCCGAGCGGGGACGCAGCGGATGGGGGTCCCCCCGCTCGAGCGAAGCCGAGAGTGGGGGAGGCTGGACGGAGATCTCCGTGATCGCCAAGGGCGCGCCCGAGTCGGCGGCCGAGACCGCCACGATCAAGTCTCTGCGCTCGCAGCTCGACGGGTCGTACATCGGCGGTCCCAGCGCCGAGCAGCTCGACCTCAAGGACACCAACGCCAGCGACACCAAGGTCGTCGTGCCGCTCGTCCTCGCCTCCGTACTGCTGATCCTGATCGCGTTGCTGCGCAGCCTGGTCGCCCCGCTGCTGCTGGTGGCCGCCGTGGTCGCCGTGTGGGGTGCGGCGCTCGGCATCGGCGGACTGGTCTTCGGCCCGGTCTTCGGCTTCGAGGGAACCGATCCCGGACTCGGACTGCTCTCGTTCGTGTTCCTGGTCGCCCTCGGCGTCGACTACGGCATCTTCCTCATGCACCGGATGCGCGAGGAGTCCCTGTCCGGCAAGGAACCCGTGGACGCCGCGCTCACCGCGTTGCGGACGACGGGGGGCGTCATCGCCTCCGCGGGCCTCGTCCTCGCCGCGACCTTCGCCGTGCTGGTGAACATGGGCCTGGTGCAGTTGGTCGAGCTGGGCTTCGTGATCTCGGTCGGAGTGCTGCTGGACACCTTCCTCGTACGGACGTACCTGGTGACCAGCGCAAGCGTCGCCCTGCGGCGGAAGATGTGGTGGCCGGGTCGCCTGTCGCGGGAACCGGAGCCGGATCCTGACGCACAGGAGCCGCCGCGACAGCAGGAACCTGTCGCAGTTCCGTAG
- a CDS encoding ABC transporter ATP-binding protein gives MTLSDTHVVHKARTGGLFSRDRVYALTGADLAIAPGETVGVVGESGCGKSTLAKVLVGVQKPTSGTVSFRGRDLWTMKPPERRATVGAHTGMIFQDPSTALNRRLTVRQILRDPLDVHRRGTVQQREDRVRELMSLVGLPRVLAEGLPGQLSGGQRQRVAIARALALEPDLVVADEPTSALDVSVRAQILNLLLDLKERLGLALVFVSHDIQTVRRMSDRVITMYLGRIVEESPADEVTDRARHPYTRALFSATPGLLDPIDPIPLVGPVPSATRPPSGCPFRTRCWKADSRCAEVMPGFADASSPGHRFRCHHPVEEEQSTRELVAQAVTAVPEATAMADIPVEKSKQ, from the coding sequence ATCACGCTCTCCGACACGCACGTCGTCCACAAGGCGCGCACCGGTGGCCTGTTCTCGCGCGATCGCGTGTACGCCCTCACCGGCGCCGATCTCGCGATCGCGCCCGGCGAGACGGTGGGCGTCGTCGGCGAGTCCGGCTGCGGGAAGTCGACGCTCGCCAAGGTGCTGGTAGGCGTACAGAAGCCGACGTCCGGGACGGTGTCCTTCCGCGGCCGGGACCTGTGGACGATGAAGCCGCCCGAACGGCGGGCCACGGTCGGCGCCCACACCGGCATGATCTTCCAGGACCCGTCGACCGCGCTGAACCGCCGGCTGACGGTACGGCAGATCCTGCGGGACCCACTCGATGTGCACAGGCGCGGCACGGTCCAGCAACGGGAGGATCGAGTACGGGAGTTGATGTCCCTCGTCGGACTGCCGCGCGTGCTGGCCGAAGGGCTCCCCGGGCAGCTCTCCGGCGGCCAGCGTCAACGCGTGGCGATCGCAAGGGCGTTGGCTCTGGAACCGGACCTGGTCGTGGCGGACGAACCGACAAGCGCGCTCGACGTATCGGTCCGCGCGCAGATCCTGAACCTGCTCCTGGACCTGAAGGAACGCCTAGGACTCGCCCTCGTCTTCGTCTCGCACGACATCCAGACCGTGCGGCGAATGAGCGACCGCGTCATCACGATGTACCTCGGGCGGATCGTCGAGGAGTCCCCGGCCGACGAAGTGACGGACCGGGCCCGCCATCCGTACACCCGCGCACTGTTCTCCGCGACTCCCGGGCTCCTGGACCCGATCGACCCGATTCCGCTGGTGGGCCCCGTCCCGTCGGCGACCCGTCCCCCCAGCGGCTGCCCCTTCCGTACGCGCTGCTGGAAGGCCGACTCCCGGTGCGCCGAAGTGATGCCCGGCTTCGCGGACGCGTCGAGTCCCGGGCATCGCTTTCGTTGCCATCATCCTGTGGAGGAGGAGCAGTCGACACGTGAGCTGGTGGCGCAGGCCGTCACCGCGGTTCCGGAGGCCACCGCCATGGCCGACATCCCCGTAGAGAAGTCGAAGCAATAG